The following coding sequences lie in one Haloterrigena sp. KLK7 genomic window:
- a CDS encoding ribulose-bisphosphate carboxylase large subunit family protein — translation MSRIRATYRIETPYEPEHAAEAIANEQSSGTFVEVSTETDGLTERHGATVESITELDVVDEPTLPGSASPAGAAESPTYTRAEVVLSYPVENIGTSLQNLMTLVAGNLFVLKELSGVRLVDLSLPEEFAAAQPGPQFGIDGTRELVGVRDRPIIGSIIKPSVGLSPEETGDIVETLVEAGVDFIKDDELIASPPYSRVEDRIAEVMDAIHRHEAETGKTVMYACNVTGDIDEMLERHDAVKEAGGNCLMVSLRSVGLAGVQKLREESELPIHGHRNGWGALSRCPQLGFSYEAWQKFWRLAGVDHLHVSGIRNKFTESDESVVSSATECQTPIASDDDTVMPVFSSAQWAGQAHDTYESVGNTDLMYLAGGGIHGHPDGPRAGVAHLKQGWEAAMQGIPLEEYAETHEELRTAIDYYGDND, via the coding sequence ATGTCACGGATACGCGCAACATACCGAATCGAAACGCCCTACGAACCCGAGCACGCGGCCGAGGCGATCGCGAACGAGCAGTCCTCCGGGACGTTCGTCGAGGTCTCGACCGAAACGGACGGCCTCACCGAACGACACGGTGCGACGGTCGAATCGATCACCGAACTCGACGTCGTGGACGAACCGACCCTTCCGGGCTCCGCTTCGCCCGCCGGCGCCGCGGAGTCGCCGACGTACACGCGAGCGGAGGTCGTCCTCTCGTACCCCGTCGAGAACATCGGGACGTCGCTGCAGAATCTCATGACGTTAGTCGCGGGGAACCTCTTCGTGTTGAAGGAGCTGTCCGGCGTTCGGCTGGTTGACCTCTCCCTGCCCGAGGAGTTCGCAGCCGCGCAGCCGGGACCGCAGTTCGGCATCGATGGGACCCGCGAACTCGTCGGCGTTCGGGACCGGCCGATCATCGGAAGCATCATCAAGCCCAGCGTCGGCCTCTCTCCGGAGGAGACCGGCGACATCGTCGAGACGCTCGTCGAGGCTGGCGTCGACTTCATCAAGGACGACGAACTCATCGCCAGTCCGCCCTACTCTCGAGTCGAAGACCGCATCGCGGAAGTAATGGACGCGATCCACCGCCACGAAGCGGAGACCGGGAAAACGGTGATGTACGCCTGTAACGTCACCGGCGACATCGACGAAATGCTGGAGCGACACGACGCGGTGAAGGAGGCCGGCGGCAACTGCCTCATGGTGAGCCTCCGAAGCGTCGGTCTCGCCGGCGTCCAGAAACTCCGCGAGGAGTCTGAGCTTCCGATCCACGGGCATCGAAACGGATGGGGTGCGCTCTCCCGGTGTCCCCAACTGGGTTTCAGCTACGAGGCGTGGCAGAAATTCTGGCGACTCGCCGGCGTCGATCACCTGCACGTGAGCGGCATCCGAAACAAGTTCACGGAATCGGACGAATCGGTCGTCTCTTCCGCCACGGAGTGCCAGACGCCGATCGCGTCCGACGACGACACGGTGATGCCCGTGTTTTCCTCGGCCCAGTGGGCCGGACAGGCGCACGACACCTACGAGTCCGTCGGAAACACCGATCTCATGTACCTGGCGGGCGGGGGCATCCACGGCCACCCCGACGGGCCTCGAGCGGGCGTCGCTCACCTCAAGCAAGGATGGGAGGCCGCGATGCAGGGTATTCCGCTCGAAGAATACGCAGAGACGCACGAAGAACTACGAACGGCAATCGACTACTACGGAGACAATGACTGA
- a CDS encoding four-carbon acid sugar kinase family protein: protein MTDDELLLTFYGDDFTGSTDALEGLADNGVRAVLFMTPPTAEDLERFDDLDAVGVAGVSRTMTPEEMESELQPVFEALAELDAPIVHYKVCSTFDSSPEVGSIGTAIDIAQDVYDSPFVPVSQGTEVPHGRYVAFSNLFAEQGGEVYRIDRHPTMRDHPVTPMHESDLRRHLGEQTSRPIGRVDQRFLDDYEAAEAELTETIREDEIVVLDALNTDHLDTIGRLLWTRATDASGPLFAVGSSGLEHHALVSHWDETGEIDRDATYFEKREPADNIAVMSGSASEETAAQIDWANEHGFRLVSIDTERLVDPDEKSDARAAAVEEALAVLDDGESVVLYSARGPDDPAIDATRAAFEEHGTEESLESYLGRQQGIMFREILERSGVTRACVAGGDTSSHVISELDLDALEAIAPVAPGGPLCRAHSTTEFDGLELALKGGQVATRNDEFDYFGVVQQGGIDRTD, encoded by the coding sequence ATGACTGACGACGAACTACTGCTGACGTTCTACGGAGACGACTTCACGGGATCGACCGACGCGCTAGAGGGATTGGCCGACAACGGCGTTCGAGCCGTCCTCTTCATGACACCCCCGACCGCGGAGGACCTGGAGCGCTTCGATGACCTCGACGCTGTCGGCGTCGCCGGTGTAAGCCGGACGATGACGCCGGAAGAGATGGAATCGGAACTGCAGCCGGTTTTCGAAGCGCTCGCCGAATTGGACGCTCCGATCGTCCACTACAAGGTCTGCTCGACGTTCGATTCCTCGCCGGAGGTCGGGAGCATCGGGACCGCGATCGACATCGCCCAAGACGTGTATGACTCGCCGTTCGTTCCCGTGTCTCAGGGAACGGAGGTCCCGCACGGACGCTACGTCGCGTTTTCGAACCTCTTTGCGGAACAGGGAGGGGAGGTGTACCGGATCGATCGCCACCCGACCATGCGCGACCATCCGGTCACCCCGATGCACGAGAGCGACCTCCGGCGCCACCTCGGAGAGCAGACGAGTCGCCCGATCGGCCGCGTCGACCAACGGTTCCTCGACGACTACGAGGCCGCCGAGGCGGAACTCACGGAGACGATTCGCGAGGACGAAATCGTCGTCCTCGACGCGCTGAACACGGACCACCTCGATACGATCGGACGCCTCCTGTGGACCCGCGCGACCGACGCGTCGGGCCCGCTGTTCGCGGTCGGCTCCTCTGGCCTCGAGCATCACGCCCTCGTCAGTCACTGGGACGAGACCGGCGAGATCGATCGGGACGCGACGTACTTCGAGAAGCGGGAACCGGCGGACAACATCGCCGTCATGTCCGGTAGCGCCTCCGAAGAGACGGCGGCGCAGATCGACTGGGCGAACGAACACGGGTTCCGCCTCGTTTCGATCGACACCGAGCGTCTGGTCGACCCGGACGAGAAGAGCGACGCGCGGGCCGCCGCAGTCGAGGAGGCCCTCGCTGTACTGGACGACGGCGAGAGCGTCGTTCTCTACTCCGCCCGCGGTCCGGACGATCCCGCTATCGACGCCACGCGGGCGGCGTTCGAGGAACACGGTACGGAGGAGAGCCTCGAATCGTATCTGGGGCGCCAGCAGGGGATTATGTTCCGCGAGATCCTCGAGCGATCGGGCGTGACGCGCGCCTGCGTCGCCGGCGGGGACACGAGCAGCCACGTGATCTCAGAACTGGACCTCGACGCACTCGAGGCGATCGCACCGGTCGCACCCGGTGGACCGCTGTGCCGAGCCCACTCGACGACGGAATTCGATGGTCTAGAACTCGCGCTTAAGGGAGGGCAAGTCGCCACGAGGAACGACGAATTCGATTACTTCGGGGTCGTTCAGCAGGGCGGAATAGACCGGACCGACTGA